A region of the Chlamydiota bacterium genome:
TCAACTACCAGCCGGCCGGGGAATCGGTGTCGCCCGTCTTCCCCTATGTCGACAGCGGCGCCCCGTACAGCGGCCACGGCTGGGCCCACTGGGGCTGGTGATAGGCCTCACGGGCGTAGTTGTCTTTACGCTCGCTTTTCGACTACATGGGCGACCCCGAGTCCGTACACATTCTCCCGCCCCGCCGACTTCGATGCCGGGTCGTACGCCAGGCAGGCATTCGGGATCGCCGGTGGCAGAACGTCTTGAAGATTCGGCTCCTCTTCGAGCCGAAATCGGCCGTTTACATCCCTGAGTGGCAGTGGCACGCGATCCAGAAGTTCCGGACGCGCCGGGACTGCCGCGTCGAGATGCGGATAGAGACGACCGGCCGCAAGGAACTGATCCGCTGGGTGCTGTCCTGGATGCCGGACGTAAAAACGCCGGCCCCCAACATC
Encoded here:
- a CDS encoding WYL domain-containing protein, producing the protein MKIRLLFEPKSAVYIPEWQWHAIQKFRTRRDCRVEMRIETTGRKELIRWVLSWMPDVKTPAPNILRDRIVEKLRNGLRAQE